The Mannheimia granulomatis sequence TGGTTGTTGCCAAAACCGCGTTTTTCTACGCCGATGTCGTTTGGTGTAATCAAACGCACAGGGTGATTGCCAAATCCGGGGGCTTTGCAAACGGCAAGCTCTAATTGACCGCTTGTAACTACCTTTACCTGCTTGTGTGGCGGAATATAGACCGCATACGGTGGGATTTTTTCAAACGGGCTGGCTCGGTTACCGATGTTTTCAAAGGCATACTCATCCACATAAACCGAACCTTTACCGGCAACAAACACCAAGCAGAGTTCGTTTTCGCTGCTTTCTAAGGTAAGGGATTGATTGTCTAGCTCATAGGCTGCAAAGCTAACGTATTCCCAGTTGGCGTTTTGAGGGGTAATGTCTTGAATTTGCCCGTTCTCAGGGGATCTACTGTATTTTGAAAGTAAAAAACTCATCGTGTTTCTTCTCCATCGTGGTGAAATGACAAGCTTACTATACCGAAATGATCGTTTTTTGGGTATTGGCAATCTTCAAACTTGTTAGCGAGATCACAAAAATGAAATAAATTTTTCATTTTTGTTCTATTTGTATTGATATTTTTCATTTTTAGCGGTAGTTTATCGGTTGTCCTTCTTCTCTATAAACCTCAAATAAGGAGCTTTAAATGAGCCAATTTGTGAAAAATTTTATCAATGGTGTTGTGGTCGAAAGCCAAAGCCAACGTGTTACTTCCGTATTTAACCCTGCAACAGGCGAAGAAACCAAAAAAGTGAAACTCAGCACGCCGGCAGAAGTGGATGCGGCAATTGCAGCAGCAGATACGGCATTCAAAAGCTGGTCGCAACAATCGCCATTACGTCGCGCGCGCGTGTTATTCAAATTCAAAGAATTACTAGAAGCTAACTTTGATGAATTAGCGCGTTTAATCAGCTCCGAGCACGGCAAAATCTACTCCGATGCGATTGGTGAATTAACCCGTGGTTTAGAAGTGGTGGAGTTTGCAACAGGCATTCCACACTTGCAAAAAGGTGAGTTTTCAGCGAATGCCGGGCGTGGTATCGACATTCACTCAATCCAACAACCATTAGGGGTTGTGGCAGGCATTACGCCGTTCAACTTCCCTGCAATGGTGCCGATGTGGATGTTCCCGGTGGCAATTGCCTGCGGTAATACCTTCGTGTTGAAACCGTCTGAAAAAGATCCAAGTGTGTCTATTCGCTTAGCCGAATTATTAAAAGAAGCCGGTTTGCCGGACGGTGTGTTCAACGTAGTCCAAGGGGATAAAGAAGCCGTAGATATTCTCTTAACCGACCCTCGCATTCAAGCGGTGAGTTTTGTTGGCTCAACCCCGATCGCACACTATATTTATGAGAAAGGCTCAGCAAGCGGCAAACGTGTTCAAGCCTTGGGTGGTGCGAAAAACCATGCCTTGATTATGCCGGATGCCGATGTACAAGGCACGGTCAACGCCTTACTTGGAGCGGCATTCGGTGCAGCGGGTGAGCGTTGTATGGCGTTGTCAGTTGCTGTGATCGTAGGTGATGAGCTTGCAGATAAAATCGTTGAAGAACTTATTCCAAAAGTGAAAGCACTGAAAATCGGCGCAGGCATACTGCCGGAAGGTACGCCGGAAAATGATATGGGACCGGTCATTTCGAAAGAGCATAAAGCGAAAATCGAAAGTTACATCGACCAAGGTGTGGCACAAGGGGCGAAACTCTGTGTGGACGGACGTGGTTACAAAGTGGCAGGCAATGAGAACGGCTATTTCGTAGGCGGTACGTTGTTTGATAATGTGACGCCTGAAATGACCATTTGGCAAGATGAAATCTTCGGGCCGGTGTTGTCGGTCGTTCGTGTGAAAGATTATACCGAAGGGATTGCGTTAATCAACAGCCACCGATACGGTAACGGTAGTGCGATTTTCACGGCAGATGGTGACTCAGCACGCCAATTTACCCAAGACGTGCAAGCCGGTATGGTGGGCGTGAACATTCCAATTCCGGTGCCGATGGCGTTCCACTGCTTCGGTGGTTGGAAGGCCTCGATCTTCGGGCCACTCAATGTCTATGGCACTGACGGTGTGCGTTTCTACACCCGTATGAAAACCATCACAACCCGTTGGCCGGACAGTGCGGTTCGTAGCCAAGCGGCATTTAATTTCCCAACATTATAATAAAACTGAGTACATTTCCTTTTTTGAGTGTTTAGCGGCGAGCCATCGCCGCTTTTTTGTTTTTTCTAATAAGGGGCAACTTGCTGCACCATTCAGATATGAATTCATGATGCAGTATAGGCGTTAGCCCACTCTACTTATAGAAATTTGTAAAAAAACAGCAAAAATTGACCGCTTGTATCGACTTTTTCCGAAAAAATGTGATCTGTGTAACAAATTTGAAACAAAGATATTGGTTGGTAAAATTTAGAATGATATATTCTTTTTTGAAAAATTTATTTCATAAAATCTTAAAGGTGAAATAAAACTTCATTTTTCTTCGCAGTTTGAAGTAACGTTGGCAATTCGTTGCCGTCAATTTCCATCTATCAAGAGGATCTCTTATGAAAAAGCGTTTTAAATTTGCGTTAAGTGCATTAACCCTAGGTTTGGCAGTAAACAGTTTTGCAAAAGATGAGTTGGTGGTTTTCAGTCTGCCAAACTTGTCCAGCCCGTTTGAAGTACAACTTCAAAAAGTAGCATTGGAAACCGGTAAAAAGCTGGAGGTGAAGCTACAAGTTTTAGACGGTCAAAGCTCTTCCACCAAACAGGCTTCTGATTTGGAAAATGCCATTACGCGTGGTGCAAAAGGCGTAATCATCTCTCCAAATGATGTTAATGCGATTTCAGCTGCTGTTGAAGATATTATCAAAGAAAAAATTCCGGCTGCGACTCTTGACCGTAAAGTAGAGAGCAGCAAGCCTGTTCCACACTTTGGTGCAAATAATTACACCGGCGGTCAGGAAGTGGCGAAAGCGGTGAAAGCAAAATACCCTAACGGTGCGAAAGTGATTCTCTTAACCGGTCAGCCGGGTTCAACCTCTAACATTGAGCGCACCAAAGGGATTCGTGATGAATTAGCCGCTGGTGGCGATAAATACAAAATCATTGTAGACCAAACCGGTAACTGGTTACGTTCTGAAGGTTTACGTATTATCGAAAGTGTGCTGCCAACCTTAAAAGAGAAACCGGAAGTGATCATCTCTGCAAACGACGATATGGCGCTCGGCGCAATTGAAGCATTACGTAGCCAAGGCTTAAAAGCAGGTGAAATTCTGGTAACTGGCTTTGATGCAACTCCGGAAGCATTAGCACGAGTGAAAGACGGCTGGTTATTCTTAACTGCTGACCAACGCCCGGGCTTTGCAGTCAGCACGGCCTTAGAGCAAGTGGTCGGCAACATTCGTGATAAAAAAGAAGTGAGTGGTGCAGACTATCCACCGAAAATTATTCTAAAAGATAACCTGCAAGAAGCGGAACGTTTTGCAGAAGTGAGCGAATAATTTTTTGCCTCCCTGCTGAGGTGGGGAGGTTTTTCTTTCGGAGGTTGTATGTCTACTCCTTTACTTGAAGTCCGAGACTTGAAAAAAAGTTTCTCTGGTGTAATGGCGCTAAACGGCGTTAAACTTACCGTAGGTGCGGGTGAAGTTCACGCATTACTGGGTGAGAATGGTGCGGGTAAATCCACCCTATTAAAAGCCCTTTCCGGCGCACAACCGCAAACCAGCGGTGAGATTATCTTTAATGGCGAAACCTTAAGCTTGGATGATTCACCTTTTGATCGCCAGCTCAAAGGGATTGTGACTATCTATCAAGAATTTAATTTGCTGCCGAATATGACGGTGGCGGAAAACTTTTTCCTCGGGCGCGAGCCAACCAAAGGCTTGTTTGTCAATGAAAAAGCGGTAAACGACGAAGCCCAAATGGTGCTGGATAACCTCGGCTTAAATATCAAACCGGATACTCAAGTTTCTCGTTTAAGTGTTGCACAACAACAGATGGTAGAAATTGCTCGAGCAATGACTTTAAACGCCAAACTGATCATTATGGACGAGCCGTCTGCTGCCCTTAGTGACAAAGAGGTGGAAACCCTTCACCAAATCGTGCGTGATTTAAAAAGCCGTGGTGTCAGTGTGATTTATGTGACCCACCGTTTAAACGAAGTGTTTGCGCTATGTGATCGCTTTACCGTGTTCCAAGACGGACGTTACTCGGGCGAAGGTGAAGTGAAAAATGTGAATGTGGATGACATTATCCGTATGATGGTGGGGCGTGCAGTCGCCTTTACCCGCCGTCCACCGGAAGAAACGCATCATACTCACCGCCCTGTGCGTTTAGCAGTCAAAAATCTACACCGTGAAAAACCGGCACTTGACCCTCACGGTATCGCATTACACGGCGTGTCTTTCAACATTCATGAGGGTGAAGTGTTAGGCATTGCCGGCTTGGTAGGCGCAGGTCGTACCGAAATTGCCCGCTGCTTATTTGGCGTAGAAAAATATACCGCCGATGAAATCAGCTTAGACGGCAAACCATACTCTGCTGTTTCGCCACTAGATGCATTGGAAAAAGGCGTTGCGCTGGTGCCGGAAGATCGTAAAAAAGAGGGCTTGGTACTCGGCTTACCAATCAAAACCAATATGACCCTGCCAATTTTAGGTAAATTGCTGAAAGGTAATTTGTTTGTTGATAACAATAAAGAAGATGATTTAATCGAAACTTACCGCCAAGCTCTACGCATCAAAATGGCAAGTAGTGAGTTGGAAGCTCGTAAGCTTTCCGGCGGTAACCAGCAAAAAGTGATTTTAGCCCGCTGTATGGCGTTAAACCCAAAAGTGTTGATTGTTGATGAGCCAACCCGTGGGATTGATGTCGGCGCCAAATCGGAAGTACACCAAGTGCTGTTCGATATGGCAAAACAGGGTGTAGCCGTGCTGGTTATCTCCTCCGATTTACCTGAAGTTATGGCAATTTCAGACCGTATTATTACCTTATCCGAAGGTCGCGTAACCGGCGAAATTCATGGCGATGAGGCAAGCGAAGAAAAATTAATGTCAATGATGGCAGTCGGCGTTCAGCGTGAACAGGCAGCATAAGAGAGGTTTATATGACAACACAATTTTTAAAAAACCTAGGCATGGTTGATGATAAAGGAAAAATCGATTTTATTGCCTTCTTTGAACGATTTGGCGTACTAATTTTCTTAATTTTACTGATTATTTTCTTTACCTCACAAAATAGTGCTTTCCTGTCTCAACGCAATATCTACAATGTGTTAACCGAAGTCTCTATTTTTGGAATTATGGCGGTGGGGATGACTTTTGTGATTCTCACTGCGGGAATTGACCTCTCTGTCGGCTCAATTTTAGCGGTAACGGCAATGTTCGCTGCCTATATTATCAAAGGCGATAATACTGTGACAGTCGAAGCCGGTGCTTGGGGGGGAATGAGCTGGCTGATTGGATTAGGTATCTGCTTAGGTTTAGGCACATTGATCGGCTGGCTGCACGGATTGGGTGTCACTAAACTTAAATTACCGCCGTTTATTATTACACTTGGCGGTATGACGATTTGGCGTGGAGTTACCTTAGTACTGAACAACGGTTCGCCAATTGCCGGCTTTGATGAGGGCTACCGCTGGTGGGGACGTGGCGATATTTTAGGCGTGCCTGTGCCGGTTGTGATCTTCGCTTTTGTTGCGATCATAGGTTACTTTGCTCTTCACAAAACCCGCTGGGGACGTTATGTCTACTCCGTCGGTGGCAATCCCGAAGCCGCACGTTTAGCCGGTGTGAATATCAATCGAACCTTAGTGAGCGTATATGTTGTAATCGGTGCATTAGCAGGCTTAGCCGGTTTCATTCTCTCCGCCCGTTTAGGCAGTGCGGAATCCGTTGCTGGTGTATCGTTCGAGTTACGTGTGATTGCCTCTGTGGTGATTGGTGGAACCTCACTGATGGGCGGATATGGACGGATTACCGGCACGATCATCGGCTCAATTATTATGGGCGTGTTGATTAATGGCTTAGTGCTGATGGACGTTTCTGCCTACTATCAACAGATTATTATGGGGATCATCATTATCCTCGCCGTTGCCTTTGATACCTATGCGAAGAGCAGACGAGGGGCGATTTAACTGAAACAAGCGGTCTGAATTTGTAAAATTTTTGCAAAAACAGACCGCTTGTTTTGTCAGGTGCACTTGCCAAAGCACCTTTTTTGAGCGGTTGGTGAGCTTGTTGAGCCATAAGCGAAAAGTCATTTCGACAAGCTCAACGATCGAAAGATTTTTCGGTACGTTGGCAAACGTACCCTACGAGGTAGAACACTATGAAAACCGTCAAAATCGGCTTGGTCGGCACAGGTTACATCGGCCGTTGCCACGCCATTGCCTACGCCCAAGCGCCCACACTTTTCCCGCTTAAAGGCAAACTCCAACTCGAATACCTCGCCGAAATTAACCAAGCCCTTGCTGAACAAAAAGCCCAAGAATTTGGCTTTAGTCGCGCAACAGATGACTGGCGTAAGCTGGTTGATGATCCGAATGTTGATGTGGTCGATATCTGCACCCCAAATTTTCTGCACAAAGAAATCGCCCTTGAAGCGATTAAACACGGCAAACACGTCTATTCCGAAAAACCGCTGGCATTGACTGCCGCCGATGCCAAAGAGATGGTTGAAGCCGCACAAAAAGCAGGCGTAAAAACGTTGGTTGGCTTTAATTACATCAAGAACCCCACGACACAACTTGCTCGCCAAATTATCCAAAACGGCGAAATTGGCGAGGTGGTACATTTTTACGGCACTCACAACGAAGACTATCTCGCCAACCCTAACACACCGATTGACTGGCATTGCTACAAAGCCAAAGCCGGGCTAGGAACACTGGGCGATTTAGCTGCGCACATTGTCAGTATGGCTCACTATCTGGTTGGGGAGGAGATTATCAGTGTCGTTGGCGATATGCAAACCGTCATAACCGAACGCCCAAATCCACAAAACTTGGCAGAAAAAATCCCAGTCGAAAATGAAGACCAAGCCACTGCCTTAGTACGTTTTGCCAACGGTGTGATGGGCATGATTGAAAGCTCCCGCATCGCTTGTGGCCGCAAAATGGGGCTAACTTATGTGGTAACCGGCACCAAAGGCACGCTCAGCTATACTCAAGAACGGATGGCGGAATTGAAACTCTATCTGCACGATGATGACAAATCCCGCCAAGGTTTCAAAACTATTCTCGTTGGGCCGGAGCACCCCGACTATGCAGCTTTCTGTGTCAGTGCCGGCCACGGCATCGGTTTTAATGACCAAAAAGCGGTAGAAATTCGCGATCTCGTTAATGGAATCGCTGCCGATGACCGAATGTTCCCCGATTTTGAAGAAGGTTATAAAGTCTCCCGTGTATTGGAAGCGATTGCGAAATCGGCGGAAGAGAAACGGTGGGTGGAGATAAGTGAAATTTAAATAGATGGTATCTTATATCGCATCTTCAAAAGATAAATCCTTATTTAGAGCAGGGGGAATGTCAAAGGTTTAACAGAAAAATGGTCAATGCCAACAAATCGGCACTACCTCCACAACTAATATTTTTGTGAATGCAAGCATTATCAAAAGAGTGCAAATTTTTTAGGTTGAAATCTTCATCATTTAATAGGCGTTTTGCCTCGTTTTGCACCCAGTATAGGGCATTTATGCCACCTCGGTGAACTACATTGGTATCATTATTTTTTGCAATTATTTTCAATAAAATGCGTAACCAAATTTCATCATTTTCAATCTTTTGGTTTGTATATTCAGCTAGGACAGGGTGGATTGTGCCAAAGCCGCTTTCTGCTTCTCCTCTTGCGCCTGTTAAACCATATTCTCGGTAGAGCATTATTCCAGCAGTAAGAGGCTGATTGGCGGAGTAATGCTGTAATTCGGTGGTCAAGCCCTGTGCAAATTGTGCAACAAGCTGACAAATGTTAGTGTGATTTATATCTGTTTTTTGTTCAAATAATCGGCCAATTGCGGTGCAAACTAAGCCAAAGGCAAAAATCGCCCCCTTGTGGGTATTCACGTTGTTTGTCGCTTGAAACATAGCTTTTTCTGCTTGCAGACCAAGCGGTCTGATTTGCGTTAAAATTTGCTTAACGGGAAGGTTTGCAGTAGCAATGCCTTTTAAGACAAATTGAGTGAAGAAGGGACGTAGAGCGACAGCACTGCGTTCAAAGGTTCGCACATTCATATCGTTGTGTGCACCGTTGTTACTACGATCAACTAATCCAGGCTTAGGGGTAAGGTAAACTTCTTTCAATAAAGCTTGATAAACAGATTCAGAAATATTTTCTGCTAAGTAAAATGTTCGGGCGCGTCGTTGTATTTCTGTATAGATTTCATTAAGAGTATGTTTGCGGGATCT is a genomic window containing:
- the citG gene encoding triphosphoribosyl-dephospho-CoA synthase CitG, giving the protein MHNKFIRFFSLDGDKVSLEQLLEARENRVLLQQQCLQQYGQTLLSVTLLAVGEVKKNALLDYVFEKALSSLSILFQQLNIQPTAEFIRPFNTGHEALFVLPIDAKQLKKLTIELEDSSALARLWDIDVIDSRGQLLSRTEFNIPPRPCLICSENAKSCARSRKHTLNEIYTEIQRRARTFYLAENISESVYQALLKEVYLTPKPGLVDRSNNGAHNDMNVRTFERSAVALRPFFTQFVLKGIATANLPVKQILTQIRPLGLQAEKAMFQATNNVNTHKGAIFAFGLVCTAIGRLFEQKTDINHTNICQLVAQFAQGLTTELQHYSANQPLTAGIMLYREYGLTGARGEAESGFGTIHPVLAEYTNQKIENDEIWLRILLKIIAKNNDTNVVHRGGINALYWVQNEAKRLLNDEDFNLKNLHSFDNACIHKNISCGGSADLLALTIFLLNL
- a CDS encoding sugar ABC transporter ATP-binding protein — its product is MSTPLLEVRDLKKSFSGVMALNGVKLTVGAGEVHALLGENGAGKSTLLKALSGAQPQTSGEIIFNGETLSLDDSPFDRQLKGIVTIYQEFNLLPNMTVAENFFLGREPTKGLFVNEKAVNDEAQMVLDNLGLNIKPDTQVSRLSVAQQQMVEIARAMTLNAKLIIMDEPSAALSDKEVETLHQIVRDLKSRGVSVIYVTHRLNEVFALCDRFTVFQDGRYSGEGEVKNVNVDDIIRMMVGRAVAFTRRPPEETHHTHRPVRLAVKNLHREKPALDPHGIALHGVSFNIHEGEVLGIAGLVGAGRTEIARCLFGVEKYTADEISLDGKPYSAVSPLDALEKGVALVPEDRKKEGLVLGLPIKTNMTLPILGKLLKGNLFVDNNKEDDLIETYRQALRIKMASSELEARKLSGGNQQKVILARCMALNPKVLIVDEPTRGIDVGAKSEVHQVLFDMAKQGVAVLVISSDLPEVMAISDRIITLSEGRVTGEIHGDEASEEKLMSMMAVGVQREQAA
- a CDS encoding CoA-acylating methylmalonate-semialdehyde dehydrogenase — protein: MSQFVKNFINGVVVESQSQRVTSVFNPATGEETKKVKLSTPAEVDAAIAAADTAFKSWSQQSPLRRARVLFKFKELLEANFDELARLISSEHGKIYSDAIGELTRGLEVVEFATGIPHLQKGEFSANAGRGIDIHSIQQPLGVVAGITPFNFPAMVPMWMFPVAIACGNTFVLKPSEKDPSVSIRLAELLKEAGLPDGVFNVVQGDKEAVDILLTDPRIQAVSFVGSTPIAHYIYEKGSASGKRVQALGGAKNHALIMPDADVQGTVNALLGAAFGAAGERCMALSVAVIVGDELADKIVEELIPKVKALKIGAGILPEGTPENDMGPVISKEHKAKIESYIDQGVAQGAKLCVDGRGYKVAGNENGYFVGGTLFDNVTPEMTIWQDEIFGPVLSVVRVKDYTEGIALINSHRYGNGSAIFTADGDSARQFTQDVQAGMVGVNIPIPVPMAFHCFGGWKASIFGPLNVYGTDGVRFYTRMKTITTRWPDSAVRSQAAFNFPTL
- a CDS encoding sugar ABC transporter substrate-binding protein; its protein translation is MKKRFKFALSALTLGLAVNSFAKDELVVFSLPNLSSPFEVQLQKVALETGKKLEVKLQVLDGQSSSTKQASDLENAITRGAKGVIISPNDVNAISAAVEDIIKEKIPAATLDRKVESSKPVPHFGANNYTGGQEVAKAVKAKYPNGAKVILLTGQPGSTSNIERTKGIRDELAAGGDKYKIIVDQTGNWLRSEGLRIIESVLPTLKEKPEVIISANDDMALGAIEALRSQGLKAGEILVTGFDATPEALARVKDGWLFLTADQRPGFAVSTALEQVVGNIRDKKEVSGADYPPKIILKDNLQEAERFAEVSE
- a CDS encoding ABC transporter permease; protein product: MTTQFLKNLGMVDDKGKIDFIAFFERFGVLIFLILLIIFFTSQNSAFLSQRNIYNVLTEVSIFGIMAVGMTFVILTAGIDLSVGSILAVTAMFAAYIIKGDNTVTVEAGAWGGMSWLIGLGICLGLGTLIGWLHGLGVTKLKLPPFIITLGGMTIWRGVTLVLNNGSPIAGFDEGYRWWGRGDILGVPVPVVIFAFVAIIGYFALHKTRWGRYVYSVGGNPEAARLAGVNINRTLVSVYVVIGALAGLAGFILSARLGSAESVAGVSFELRVIASVVIGGTSLMGGYGRITGTIIGSIIMGVLINGLVLMDVSAYYQQIIMGIIIILAVAFDTYAKSRRGAI
- a CDS encoding Gfo/Idh/MocA family protein, encoding MKTVKIGLVGTGYIGRCHAIAYAQAPTLFPLKGKLQLEYLAEINQALAEQKAQEFGFSRATDDWRKLVDDPNVDVVDICTPNFLHKEIALEAIKHGKHVYSEKPLALTAADAKEMVEAAQKAGVKTLVGFNYIKNPTTQLARQIIQNGEIGEVVHFYGTHNEDYLANPNTPIDWHCYKAKAGLGTLGDLAAHIVSMAHYLVGEEIISVVGDMQTVITERPNPQNLAEKIPVENEDQATALVRFANGVMGMIESSRIACGRKMGLTYVVTGTKGTLSYTQERMAELKLYLHDDDKSRQGFKTILVGPEHPDYAAFCVSAGHGIGFNDQKAVEIRDLVNGIAADDRMFPDFEEGYKVSRVLEAIAKSAEEKRWVEISEI
- the iolB gene encoding 5-deoxy-glucuronate isomerase, producing the protein MSFLLSKYSRSPENGQIQDITPQNANWEYVSFAAYELDNQSLTLESSENELCLVFVAGKGSVYVDEYAFENIGNRASPFEKIPPYAVYIPPHKQVKVVTSGQLELAVCKAPGFGNHPVRLITPNDIGVEKRGFGNNQRLVHNILPETEPADSLLVVEVFTDEGNTSSYPSHKHDEKDSPNETYLEESYYHRFDPPQGFAMQRVYTDDRSLDECMAVYDKDVVKVPRGYHPVATIAGYNNYYLNVMAGPVRQWKFTWEKDHLWVNSEAYKAKFE